A genomic region of Devosia ginsengisoli contains the following coding sequences:
- a CDS encoding fumarylacetoacetate hydrolase family protein, with protein MADFLFEPHAPVTIPIARGGLFAVRRVYCVGRNYAEHVVEMGNDTRDPPFFFGKPADAIVVGGADIPYPSQTSDFHHEIELVVAIGKDGADIASGDALNHVYGYAVGLDMTRRDVQAQAKKAGRPWDMAKGFDHSAPIGTIEPASAIGHPDSGAITLSVNGVERQRGDLADQIWNVPDTIAYLSTFVALKAGDIIMTGTPAGVSAVVRGDVLEGAIAGIGTVRTRIA; from the coding sequence GTGGCTGATTTTCTGTTCGAGCCCCATGCGCCGGTCACCATCCCGATCGCCCGCGGCGGGCTGTTCGCCGTGCGGCGCGTCTATTGCGTCGGCCGCAACTATGCCGAGCATGTCGTGGAAATGGGCAATGACACGCGCGATCCGCCCTTCTTCTTCGGCAAGCCGGCCGACGCTATCGTGGTGGGCGGCGCCGATATCCCCTATCCGAGCCAGACCAGTGATTTCCACCACGAGATCGAACTGGTCGTCGCCATCGGCAAGGACGGTGCCGACATCGCTTCGGGTGATGCTCTGAACCACGTCTATGGCTATGCCGTAGGCCTCGACATGACGCGGCGGGACGTCCAGGCGCAGGCCAAGAAGGCCGGCCGCCCCTGGGACATGGCCAAGGGCTTCGACCATTCCGCCCCCATAGGCACGATCGAACCAGCAAGCGCCATCGGCCACCCCGATAGCGGCGCCATCACGCTTTCGGTCAATGGCGTCGAGCGCCAGCGCGGCGATCTCGCCGACCAGATCTGGAATGTGCCCGATACCATCGCCTATCTCAGCACTTTCGTGGCCCTTAAGGCCGGCGATATCATCATGACCGGTACCCCGGCCGGCGTCAGCGCGGTGGTGCGCGGCGATGTGCTGGAAGGCGCCATTGC
- a CDS encoding aldo/keto reductase → MQYRYLGRSGLKVSVLTMGTMTFGGSEKVGHTEQADATRQIDLCLDAGINLLDTANVYNAGVSEEMIGVALAENGRRQKTLVATKVRFKMGDGPNEIGLSRHHIIAQAEASLRRLQTDVIDLYQVHEWDGQTPIEETMEALDTLVKSGKVRYIGCSNYAGWHISKALAAAGARHGERFISQQIHYTLHSREAEYELIPISQDQGLGILIWSPLAGGLLSGKYRRDGGPKSGRHVGGFREPPVYDWDKLYDVIDVLVSVAETRGVSGAQVALAWLLGRPGVTSVIIGGRNEAQFQDNLAAASLELTPDERARLDAASQPPLLYPYWHQSFTAQDRLGKIDLDLIAPYAEEFKRG, encoded by the coding sequence ATGCAATACCGCTATCTGGGCCGCTCCGGCCTCAAGGTCTCTGTTTTGACCATGGGCACCATGACCTTTGGCGGCTCGGAAAAGGTCGGCCATACCGAACAGGCCGATGCAACGCGCCAGATCGACCTCTGCCTCGATGCCGGCATCAACCTGCTCGACACCGCCAATGTCTACAATGCCGGCGTCTCCGAGGAGATGATCGGCGTGGCGCTGGCCGAGAACGGCCGCCGCCAGAAAACGCTGGTCGCCACCAAGGTCCGCTTCAAGATGGGCGACGGACCCAACGAGATCGGGCTGAGCCGCCATCACATCATCGCCCAGGCCGAAGCCAGCCTGCGCCGGCTGCAGACCGATGTCATCGACCTCTACCAGGTCCATGAATGGGACGGGCAGACGCCCATCGAGGAAACGATGGAGGCGCTCGATACGCTCGTGAAGTCGGGCAAGGTCCGCTATATCGGCTGCTCCAATTATGCCGGCTGGCATATCAGCAAGGCCCTGGCTGCGGCGGGCGCCCGCCATGGCGAGCGCTTCATCTCCCAGCAGATCCACTACACGCTGCATTCGCGCGAAGCCGAATATGAACTGATCCCGATCAGCCAGGACCAGGGCCTGGGTATTCTGATCTGGTCGCCTTTGGCCGGTGGGCTGCTCTCTGGCAAATATCGCCGCGATGGCGGGCCGAAATCGGGCCGGCATGTCGGCGGCTTCCGCGAGCCGCCGGTCTATGACTGGGACAAGCTCTACGATGTCATCGACGTTCTCGTTTCCGTTGCCGAGACGCGCGGCGTTTCCGGCGCGCAGGTGGCCCTCGCCTGGCTGCTTGGGCGGCCGGGGGTGACTTCGGTCATCATCGGCGGGCGCAACGAGGCGCAGTTCCAGGACAACCTGGCAGCCGCCAGCCTTGAACTCACCCCGGACGAGCGCGCCCGGCTCGATGCGGCCAGCCAGCCGCCTTTGCTCTATCCCTATTGGCACCAGAGCTTCACCGCACAGGATAGGCTGGGCAAGATCGACCTCGACCTGATCGCCCCCTATGCCGAGGAGTTCAAGCGTGGCTGA
- a CDS encoding EamA family transporter — MRPQSVVFSVLLVTLGMVCTQTGASFAKGLFPLVGAAGATTLRLVLAAIVLVAVFRPWRQRLDKRQWRAVLAYGAVMGAMNLFFYAALQTIPLGVAVALEFTGPLAVALAGSRKVLDFAWIVLAVAGLAMLLPLGQAQGEIGISGVLLALAAGACWAGYIIFGQRAGTGGGPHITALGVSVAAVIALPFGVATAGMALLDPAILPVALGVALLSSAIPYALDMVALPHIPSRLFGILMSGQPALGALSGFLILSETLSLWQLGGIIAIILASLGATVTIARNTPPPVA, encoded by the coding sequence GTGCGGCCGCAATCCGTCGTCTTTTCCGTCCTGCTCGTCACGCTGGGCATGGTGTGCACCCAGACCGGGGCGAGCTTTGCCAAGGGGCTGTTTCCGCTGGTGGGCGCGGCCGGCGCCACGACATTGCGGCTGGTGCTGGCGGCAATCGTGCTGGTGGCCGTGTTCCGGCCATGGCGGCAGAGGCTCGACAAGAGACAATGGCGCGCCGTTTTGGCTTATGGCGCCGTCATGGGGGCGATGAACCTGTTCTTCTATGCGGCGCTGCAGACCATTCCGCTCGGCGTGGCGGTGGCGCTCGAATTTACCGGACCGCTGGCCGTGGCTTTGGCCGGATCGCGCAAGGTGCTCGATTTCGCCTGGATCGTGCTGGCCGTGGCCGGGCTCGCCATGCTGCTGCCGCTGGGGCAGGCGCAGGGGGAGATCGGTATATCAGGCGTGCTGCTGGCGCTGGCGGCCGGCGCCTGCTGGGCCGGCTATATCATTTTCGGCCAACGAGCCGGGACCGGTGGTGGGCCGCATATCACCGCGCTCGGCGTCTCCGTCGCTGCCGTCATCGCCCTGCCCTTCGGCGTGGCGACGGCGGGTATGGCTTTGCTCGACCCGGCCATCCTGCCCGTTGCGCTGGGCGTGGCCCTGCTGTCGAGCGCCATTCCCTATGCGCTCGACATGGTGGCCCTGCCGCACATTCCCTCACGGTTGTTCGGCATCCTGATGAGCGGCCAGCCGGCGCTCGGCGCGCTGTCGGGCTTTCTTATTCTCAGCGAGACGCTGAGCCTATGGCAGTTGGGCGGCATCATCGCCATCATCCTGGCTTCGCTGGGCGCGACGGTGACGATTGCGCGGAATACGCCGCCGCCCGTGGCGTAA
- a CDS encoding YciI family protein, protein MLYAVLCYNDENAVSTWTKEEDDACMARLAVVEDSMKSKGKMGPVARLLPTTSATTLRKTSGEPLIIDGPFAETKEQFLGFYLADCDSLDEAIAFAKELIKANPSGGGYEIRPVGIFHPSELG, encoded by the coding sequence ATGCTTTACGCTGTCCTCTGCTACAATGATGAAAACGCCGTTTCCACCTGGACCAAGGAGGAGGACGACGCCTGCATGGCGCGCCTTGCCGTGGTCGAGGATTCCATGAAGTCCAAGGGCAAGATGGGCCCGGTGGCGCGGCTGCTACCGACGACTTCAGCAACCACCCTGCGCAAGACCTCCGGCGAGCCCCTGATCATCGACGGGCCCTTTGCCGAAACCAAGGAGCAGTTCCTCGGCTTCTACCTGGCCGATTGCGACTCGCTGGACGAGGCCATCGCCTTTGCCAAGGAGCTGATCAAGGCCAATCCCAGCGGCGGCGGCTATGAAATCCGTCCCGTCGGCATCTTTCACCCCAGCGAGCTTGGATAA
- a CDS encoding RNA polymerase sigma factor, whose amino-acid sequence MVDNAWIAAALMAARPQALSALLRYFRNLDAAEEAFQEASLRAVRTWPVKGPPRDTVAWLIFVGRNSGIDAVRKVKNNVALPPEEHLSDLDDAEVDIAERLDGAHYRDDILRLLFVCCHPDLPANQQIALALRVVAGLPLRQIARAFLVSEVAMEQRITRAKARIAANTVPFDPPDAEGRLERLGVVAVMIYLVFNEGYSRGHSDPDAALLCDEAIRLGRLLQRLFPSEPEVMGLVALLLLQHARHRARVDGEGQIVLLEDQDRSLWDGPMLAEGRALVEKALRHQEPGTYQVQAAIAAQHARARRAEDTDWGAIDRLYQTLEVIQPSPVVTLNRAVAVSKAYGPAAALALIAPLGDKLDSYFHYHGVRGGLLLQLGDTSGAREEFNRAIALAGSPAEAAHIRLHLDRLAAQPALPPASAIK is encoded by the coding sequence ATGGTCGACAACGCCTGGATAGCAGCGGCCCTGATGGCGGCCCGACCCCAGGCGTTGAGCGCCCTGCTGCGCTATTTCCGCAATCTCGACGCCGCCGAGGAGGCTTTTCAGGAAGCCAGCCTGCGCGCTGTCAGGACCTGGCCCGTCAAGGGGCCGCCGCGCGACACCGTGGCCTGGCTGATCTTTGTCGGGCGCAATAGCGGCATCGATGCGGTGCGCAAGGTGAAGAACAATGTCGCCCTGCCGCCCGAGGAACACCTGTCGGACCTCGACGATGCCGAGGTCGATATCGCCGAGCGGCTGGATGGCGCCCATTATCGCGACGACATATTGCGGCTGCTCTTCGTGTGCTGCCATCCGGACCTGCCCGCCAACCAGCAGATCGCGCTGGCGCTGCGCGTCGTAGCCGGCCTGCCGCTGCGGCAGATCGCCAGGGCGTTCCTGGTCAGCGAAGTGGCGATGGAACAGCGCATCACCCGCGCCAAGGCGCGTATCGCCGCCAATACTGTGCCCTTCGATCCGCCCGATGCCGAAGGCCGGCTGGAGCGGCTGGGCGTGGTGGCGGTCATGATCTACCTGGTCTTCAACGAGGGCTATTCGCGCGGCCATTCCGACCCCGATGCGGCCCTGCTCTGCGACGAGGCGATACGGCTCGGCCGGCTGTTGCAGCGGCTGTTTCCCAGCGAACCTGAAGTCATGGGGCTGGTGGCACTGCTGCTGCTGCAGCATGCCCGGCACCGGGCGCGTGTGGATGGCGAGGGCCAGATCGTGCTGCTGGAAGATCAGGACCGCAGCCTGTGGGACGGGCCGATGCTGGCCGAGGGGCGGGCGCTGGTGGAGAAGGCCCTGCGCCATCAGGAGCCGGGCACCTATCAGGTGCAGGCGGCCATCGCCGCCCAGCATGCGCGGGCCAGGCGCGCCGAGGATACCGATTGGGGCGCCATCGACCGGCTCTACCAGACGCTCGAAGTCATCCAGCCTTCCCCGGTGGTGACGCTCAACCGCGCCGTGGCTGTGAGCAAGGCCTATGGGCCGGCCGCGGCCTTGGCGCTGATCGCGCCTTTGGGCGACAAGCTCGACAGCTATTTCCACTATCACGGGGTGCGCGGCGGGCTGCTGCTGCAACTGGGCGATACATCAGGGGCGCGCGAGGAATTCAACCGCGCCATCGCGCTGGCCGGCTCGCCGGCCGAGGCGGCGCATATCAGGCTGCATCTCGACCGTCTCGCGGCGCAGCCGGCTTTGCCGCCGGCCAGCGCGATCAAATAA
- a CDS encoding VOC family protein: MTAPRPTTGVTPYLNVDGARKALDFYKTAFAAIEHEAMQAENSEKLIHSTIEINGSMIFVCDFFPEYGFAPVKPQGFNMHIHVDDAQQWWDRAVAAGCKVTSPLKVEFWGDIYGQLEDPFGVTWAIGQSVKQEG, encoded by the coding sequence ATGACCGCACCCCGCCCTACGACCGGCGTTACGCCCTATCTCAATGTCGACGGCGCCCGAAAGGCTCTCGACTTCTACAAGACCGCCTTTGCCGCCATCGAGCACGAGGCCATGCAGGCCGAGAACAGCGAAAAGCTGATCCACAGCACGATCGAGATCAATGGCAGCATGATCTTCGTCTGCGACTTCTTCCCCGAATATGGCTTCGCGCCGGTCAAGCCGCAGGGCTTCAACATGCATATCCATGTCGATGACGCCCAGCAGTGGTGGGACCGCGCCGTCGCCGCCGGCTGCAAGGTGACCTCGCCGCTCAAGGTCGAATTCTGGGGCGATATCTATGGCCAGCTCGAAGACCCGTTCGGCGTGACCTGGGCGATTGGGCAGAGTGTGAAGCAGGAGGGGTGA
- the ligD gene encoding DNA ligase D: protein MPTDKLKSYRDKRDFQRTSEPAGALGSAGNRFVIHKHHATADHYDLRLELDGVLKSWAVPKGPSLNPADKRFAAATEDHPIDYIDFEGVIPEGEYGGGPMIVWDTGTWAPMGDPHEDLRKGAFKFRLVGEKLRGGWMLARLKGKPEDKGKEGWILFKERDTSMSTEENILETRPESIKTGRRIEELAAPPAAPIKKAGKPQPGKLIGAVKAPLPATMELQLASPAEKLPDPKGKYLHEIKFDGYRTLAFVEAGTTRLITRGGLDWTKRYGDLPKAFGELNCREAIVDGEIVVLDKQGISRFSMLQDALSDGAGNKLVFYAFDLLHLDGWDLRQVPLVKRKALLAQLLSGHVTPRSAIQYSDHVEGDGQVLLDHASELGLEGVVSKRADSKHSAGRSSSWLKIKALKTGDYVISGYSDSAANGGIGALAVGEWVEGELVYRGKVGTGFDAATMKSLVARLAPLRIDEKLEGAPKEILPVRPILTARVQYANQTTDGMLRHAVFKGLRQAELTTPVSAPVKRIISDADLAGIWVTNPTRRLFGKTGPTKLDIAVYYAGVGDYMLPHLFNRPVSLFRCPTGKPHDCFFQRHPFTGMPDGLKSFETQNSEGEKQTYISVEDARGYLALAQFGVIEFHAWGTHASHIDKPDRVIFDLDPGEGVQWRDVVNAAVHLRGGLEGMGLKPFVKTSGGKGVHIVVPTTKKLTWKQAHAACAAIAVELARTGPDTFTTTMGEQNRKNRIFIDYHRNARSATAVAAYSLRARPHLPASTPIDWRDLESIDSPEDLNYSTLPGLLTTAGDPWADINESARDLTS, encoded by the coding sequence ATGCCCACCGACAAGCTCAAATCCTACCGCGACAAACGCGATTTCCAGCGCACCAGCGAGCCTGCGGGGGCGCTGGGCAGCGCGGGCAATCGCTTTGTCATTCACAAGCACCACGCCACGGCAGACCATTATGACCTGCGGCTGGAACTCGATGGCGTGCTGAAAAGCTGGGCCGTGCCCAAGGGGCCTTCGCTCAACCCGGCCGACAAGCGCTTCGCTGCCGCCACCGAGGATCACCCCATCGACTATATCGACTTCGAGGGCGTCATCCCCGAGGGCGAATATGGCGGCGGGCCGATGATCGTCTGGGATACCGGCACCTGGGCGCCGATGGGCGATCCGCATGAGGACCTCAGGAAGGGCGCCTTCAAGTTCCGCCTGGTGGGCGAAAAACTGCGCGGCGGCTGGATGCTGGCGCGGCTCAAGGGCAAGCCGGAGGACAAGGGCAAGGAGGGCTGGATCCTGTTCAAGGAACGGGACACATCAATGAGCACCGAGGAGAATATCCTCGAAACCCGCCCGGAAAGCATCAAGACCGGACGGCGGATCGAAGAACTGGCGGCGCCACCAGCGGCCCCGATCAAAAAGGCTGGCAAGCCACAGCCGGGCAAGTTGATCGGAGCCGTGAAGGCGCCCCTGCCCGCCACGATGGAACTGCAACTGGCCTCGCCGGCCGAAAAGCTGCCGGACCCCAAGGGGAAATACCTGCACGAAATCAAGTTCGACGGCTACCGCACGCTGGCCTTTGTCGAGGCCGGTACGACGCGGCTGATCACGCGGGGCGGGCTGGACTGGACCAAGCGCTATGGCGACCTGCCCAAGGCGTTCGGGGAGCTCAATTGCCGCGAGGCCATCGTCGATGGCGAGATCGTGGTGCTCGACAAGCAGGGGATCAGCCGCTTCTCCATGCTGCAGGATGCGCTGTCGGACGGGGCCGGCAACAAGCTGGTGTTTTATGCCTTCGACCTGCTGCATCTCGACGGCTGGGATCTGCGCCAGGTGCCATTGGTCAAGCGCAAGGCTCTGCTGGCGCAATTGCTCTCCGGCCATGTGACGCCGCGTTCGGCGATTCAATATTCCGACCATGTCGAGGGCGACGGGCAGGTGCTGCTCGACCATGCCTCCGAACTGGGGCTGGAGGGCGTGGTTTCCAAGCGCGCCGACAGCAAGCATAGCGCCGGGCGGTCATCGAGCTGGCTCAAGATCAAGGCGCTGAAGACCGGCGACTACGTCATATCAGGCTATAGCGACAGCGCCGCCAATGGCGGCATCGGCGCTCTGGCCGTGGGCGAATGGGTCGAGGGGGAACTGGTCTATCGCGGCAAGGTGGGGACCGGGTTTGACGCCGCCACGATGAAATCGCTGGTGGCGCGGCTGGCGCCTCTGCGGATCGACGAGAAGCTGGAGGGCGCGCCCAAGGAGATCCTTCCGGTGCGGCCGATCCTGACCGCGCGCGTGCAATATGCAAACCAGACCACTGACGGCATGCTGCGCCATGCCGTGTTCAAGGGATTGCGGCAGGCCGAGCTGACGACGCCGGTAAGCGCGCCGGTCAAGCGCATCATCTCCGACGCCGACCTCGCCGGCATCTGGGTGACCAATCCGACACGGCGGCTGTTCGGCAAGACCGGGCCGACCAAGCTCGATATCGCGGTCTATTATGCCGGTGTGGGCGACTATATGCTGCCGCACCTGTTCAACCGGCCGGTCTCGCTGTTCCGCTGCCCCACCGGCAAGCCGCATGACTGCTTCTTCCAGCGCCATCCCTTTACCGGCATGCCCGATGGCCTCAAGAGCTTCGAGACGCAGAATTCGGAGGGCGAGAAGCAGACCTATATCTCGGTCGAGGACGCCAGAGGCTATCTGGCTTTGGCCCAGTTCGGCGTCATCGAGTTCCACGCCTGGGGCACCCATGCCAGCCATATCGACAAGCCCGACCGGGTGATCTTCGATCTCGACCCCGGCGAGGGCGTACAATGGCGCGATGTGGTCAATGCCGCCGTGCATCTGCGCGGGGGGCTGGAGGGCATGGGGCTCAAACCCTTTGTCAAGACCTCGGGTGGCAAGGGCGTGCATATCGTGGTGCCGACCACGAAAAAGCTGACCTGGAAACAGGCGCATGCCGCCTGCGCCGCCATTGCGGTGGAACTGGCCAGGACCGGGCCCGACACGTTCACCACGACGATGGGCGAGCAGAACCGCAAGAACCGCATCTTCATCGACTATCATCGCAATGCGCGAAGCGCGACGGCGGTGGCGGCCTATTCGCTGCGCGCCCGCCCGCACCTGCCGGCCAGCACGCCGATAGACTGGCGCGATCTGGAATCCATCGACTCTCCGGAAGACCTGAATTATTCTACTCTTCCGGGTTTGTTAACCACGGCTGGCGACCCCTGGGCCGACATTAACGAGTCCGCACGGGATCTAACGTCATGA
- a CDS encoding Ku protein produces the protein MAPRASWKGHIRLSLVSCAVKMFPATSTSERISFNQLHKDTHNRINMKPVDPELGLVERSDLVRGYEYEAKQYIIIEDEDLEAVRIESNHTLNIEAFVDESEVDEIYQDAPYYLAPDGAMAEETFVVLREALRKSGKVAIARLVLSSRERVVTIGARDKGMFVTTLRNPNEVRGMAEYFDNIPQGKPDAEMLDLAQKLIDQKVTHFDPKAYEDRYEVALLGMIKEKLKGHKPIIAAAPERGNVINLMDALKASLGEAKPAAKSKAKAPAAAPKESAAKASLKAALEASKAAAPKAAAKKKA, from the coding sequence ATGGCACCCAGAGCGAGTTGGAAGGGCCATATCAGATTGAGCCTGGTGAGCTGCGCGGTGAAGATGTTCCCGGCGACATCGACGTCGGAACGCATCAGCTTCAACCAGCTGCACAAGGATACGCATAACCGCATCAACATGAAGCCGGTCGACCCCGAATTGGGGCTGGTCGAACGATCAGACCTGGTGCGCGGCTACGAATACGAAGCCAAGCAATACATCATCATCGAGGACGAAGACCTCGAAGCCGTCCGCATCGAATCCAACCACACGCTCAATATCGAAGCCTTTGTCGATGAGAGCGAAGTGGACGAGATCTATCAGGACGCCCCCTATTATCTCGCCCCCGACGGGGCCATGGCCGAGGAAACCTTCGTGGTTTTGCGCGAAGCCCTGCGCAAGAGCGGCAAGGTGGCCATTGCCCGGCTGGTGCTGTCGAGCCGCGAGCGCGTGGTGACCATCGGCGCCCGCGACAAGGGCATGTTCGTGACCACTCTGCGCAATCCCAACGAGGTGCGCGGCATGGCCGAATATTTCGACAATATCCCGCAGGGCAAGCCCGACGCGGAAATGCTCGACCTGGCGCAGAAGCTGATCGACCAGAAGGTCACCCATTTCGACCCCAAGGCCTATGAGGACCGCTACGAAGTGGCCTTGCTCGGCATGATCAAGGAAAAGCTCAAGGGCCACAAACCAATCATTGCAGCGGCGCCCGAACGCGGCAATGTTATCAACCTGATGGACGCGCTGAAGGCGAGCCTGGGGGAAGCCAAGCCGGCCGCGAAAAGCAAGGCCAAGGCACCTGCCGCGGCGCCCAAGGAATCCGCCGCCAAGGCATCGCTCAAGGCCGCATTGGAAGCATCCAAGGCCGCAGCACCAAAGGCGGCCGCAAAAAAGAAAGCCTGA
- a CDS encoding tetratricopeptide repeat protein, with the protein MRASGESYGVIGALQAFPLRLATRRVQSLGGRLHRNITRGTTAAVLGRTLLARKSQEYIEQAASKARANNVPLLSENGFLRLLRSLPPVPSANITRQAMLDQSRLDGDVLDLLALFDAFEHHAEPFSFRDVILAKKYAGLVASGASWSAIARSVHQIGPVGSLTALTLQADGPARIVARDAHSLAELNGQRLLPLPEVDEDAEDYFGLAETAEAAELFAEAATLYEHCSSIDSTDAVAAFNFGNCLRKLERLEEAATAYITAIKRDPDFVEAWFNHGGVLRDMGRVAAAREHLARAVALDPDYADAVYNLAALEYDAHDLAAARQWWLRYLELDSDSDWARRARAGVGLANRTLNKAG; encoded by the coding sequence ATGCGAGCAAGCGGGGAGAGCTATGGGGTGATCGGCGCCCTGCAGGCCTTCCCGCTGCGCCTGGCGACGCGGCGGGTGCAAAGCCTGGGCGGACGGCTGCATCGCAACATCACCCGCGGCACCACTGCCGCCGTGCTGGGCCGCACCCTGCTCGCAAGAAAATCGCAGGAATATATCGAGCAAGCCGCCAGCAAGGCGCGGGCAAACAACGTCCCTTTGCTGAGCGAAAACGGCTTCCTGCGCCTGCTGCGCAGCCTGCCCCCGGTGCCATCGGCCAATATCACCCGGCAGGCCATGCTGGATCAGTCGCGCCTCGATGGCGACGTGCTGGACCTGCTGGCGCTGTTCGACGCCTTCGAGCACCATGCCGAACCCTTCTCGTTCCGCGACGTCATCCTGGCGAAGAAATATGCCGGACTGGTCGCCTCTGGCGCGAGCTGGAGCGCCATTGCGCGCTCGGTGCACCAGATCGGCCCGGTGGGCTCGCTGACAGCGTTGACGCTGCAGGCCGATGGTCCGGCGCGCATCGTGGCCAGGGACGCCCATTCGCTGGCCGAACTGAACGGACAACGCCTGCTGCCCCTGCCCGAAGTGGACGAGGATGCCGAGGACTATTTCGGCCTGGCCGAAACGGCGGAGGCGGCCGAACTCTTCGCCGAGGCGGCGACGCTCTACGAGCATTGCTCATCGATCGACTCCACCGATGCGGTGGCAGCGTTCAATTTCGGCAATTGCCTGCGCAAGCTGGAGCGGCTGGAAGAGGCCGCGACGGCCTATATCACCGCCATCAAGCGCGACCCGGATTTCGTCGAGGCCTGGTTCAACCATGGCGGCGTGCTGCGCGACATGGGCCGCGTGGCGGCGGCGCGCGAGCACCTGGCCAGGGCGGTGGCGCTGGACCCTGATTATGCCGACGCGGTCTACAATCTCGCTGCGCTGGAATATGACGCGCATGACCTGGCCGCGGCGCGGCAATGGTGGCTGCGCTATCTGGAACTGGACAGCGATTCCGACTGGGCAAGACGGGCCCGGGCCGGGGTGGGGCTGGCCAATCGGACGCTGAACAAGGCAGGGTAG
- a CDS encoding alpha/beta family hydrolase yields the protein MPTSFLFDGPEDARVTILLAHGAGAPMDSASMNATAKALAAEGFRVARFEFGYMTSRRTEAGKKPPPRADKVMPEFIAAVDDLGPTNGPLIIGGKSMGGRVASMVADSLFEAGRIAGLVCLGYPFHPPAKPETLRTAHLAELKTPTMIFQGTRDEFGSPEEIAGYTLSPAITVQFLEDGDHDLKPRKTLSGFSTADHLKTIATSIDAWAKRIAK from the coding sequence ATGCCCACCAGCTTCCTCTTCGACGGCCCCGAAGATGCCCGCGTCACCATCCTGCTCGCCCACGGCGCCGGGGCACCAATGGATTCCGCTTCGATGAATGCCACGGCCAAGGCGCTGGCGGCGGAGGGCTTTCGCGTGGCGCGGTTCGAATTCGGCTACATGACCAGCCGCCGCACCGAGGCGGGCAAGAAACCGCCGCCGCGGGCGGACAAGGTGATGCCAGAATTCATCGCCGCGGTGGACGATCTGGGGCCGACCAATGGGCCGCTCATCATCGGGGGCAAATCCATGGGCGGGCGGGTGGCCAGCATGGTGGCTGATAGCCTGTTCGAGGCCGGGCGCATCGCCGGGCTGGTCTGCCTCGGCTATCCGTTCCACCCACCAGCCAAGCCGGAGACTTTGCGCACCGCGCATCTGGCGGAGCTGAAGACGCCGACCATGATCTTCCAGGGCACGCGGGACGAATTCGGCTCGCCCGAGGAGATTGCCGGCTACACCTTGTCGCCTGCCATCACGGTGCAGTTTCTCGAAGATGGTGACCATGATCTCAAGCCGCGCAAGACGCTGTCGGGCTTTTCGACCGCCGATCATCTGAAGACCATCGCCACCAGCATCGACGCCTGGGCCAAGCGCATCGCGAAGTGA